A genomic segment from Bombus affinis isolate iyBomAffi1 chromosome 13, iyBomAffi1.2, whole genome shotgun sequence encodes:
- the LOC126923085 gene encoding dynein light chain Tctex-type 5-like, producing the protein MDNHLTSHDNEREAPKYQNTYRLNAYNPFKIDPVDKIVKTIMITKLEDISYNAVECLKLCELVATEIREKIKTLNFDRYKIVVNVTIIEKANQSIQSSIGFLWDARKDNYSTVTYGARTFHAYCCVFGLYCE; encoded by the exons ATGGATAACCATTTAACGAGCCACGATAACGAACGAGAG GCGCCAAAATATCAGAACACTTATCGTCTGAATGCTTATAATCCTTTTAAAATAGATCCAGTGGATAAGATTGTAAAGACAATAATGATAACTAAATTAGAAGATATTTCTTATAATGCTGTGGAGTGTCTGAAGCTTTGTGAGTTAGTAGCCactgaaattagagaaaaaattaaaaccttgaacttcgatag ATATAAAATCGTAGTCAATGTGACCATCATAGAGAAAGCAAATCAATCTATACAATCATCTATAGGCTTTCTTTGGGACGCTAGAAAAGACAATTACTCTACAGTTACATACGGAGCTCGAACTTTTCATGCCTACTGTTGTGTATTTGGTCTTTATTGTGAATAA
- the LOC126923079 gene encoding uncharacterized protein LOC126923079 isoform X2, whose translation MASIEESWKEAIDGLNSDVCDTWFTKLQEAYSEEKRTYHNLDSLHDKLNHYYEIKNNLKNPQAVLLALFFQNFEYDPKALDDENMNLEHFNAFADEAEIPADAQLREEACELLKVAATHSTDAHKIGGAFGSEDAHYFLDLDMAVLGSCPESYAEYREKVRGEYSFLSEPMYIALRLKVLQNFVQIPNIFATKEFREKYEEQARQNIQAEVELLS comes from the exons ATGGCATCAATAGAAGAAAGCTGGAAAGAAGCAATTGATGGATTAAATAGTGATGTCTGTGACACATGGTTTACAAAACTACAGGAAGCTTATTCAGAAGAAAAACGTACTTATCATAATCTAGATTCTCTTCATGATAAATTGAAtcattattatgaaattaagaATAACTTGAAGAATCCTCAAGCTGTGCTTCTTGCCTTATTTTTTCAAAA CTTTGAATATGACCCCAAAGCTTTAGATGATGAAAACATGAATTTGGAGCATTTTAATGCATTTGCAGATGAAGCTGAAATTCCTGCT GATGCACAATTAAGAGAAGAAGCTTGTGAACTTCTGAAAGTAGCTGCAACACATAGTACTGATGCACATAAAATTGGTGGTGCCTTTGGTAGTGAAGATGCTCATTACTTTTTAGATTTGGACATGGCTGTGTTAGGATCTTGTCCAGAAAGTTATGCAGAATATAGAGAAAAAGTACGTGGAGAATATTCTTTTCTTAGTGAGCCAatgtatattgcattacgtttaAAG GTACTGCAGAACTTTGTGCAGATCCCAAATATTTTTGCCACAAAGGAATTTCGAGAAAAATATGAAGAGCAAGCACGACAAAATATTCAAGCTGAAGTTGAATTGTTGTCTTAG
- the LOC126923079 gene encoding uncharacterized protein LOC126923079 isoform X1, with product MFYTNNDDYKSRYISLIKLEHNPINKWKPTLFYQADSLSQQAPAATHYVSREMASIEESWKEAIDGLNSDVCDTWFTKLQEAYSEEKRTYHNLDSLHDKLNHYYEIKNNLKNPQAVLLALFFQNFEYDPKALDDENMNLEHFNAFADEAEIPADAQLREEACELLKVAATHSTDAHKIGGAFGSEDAHYFLDLDMAVLGSCPESYAEYREKVRGEYSFLSEPMYIALRLKVLQNFVQIPNIFATKEFREKYEEQARQNIQAEVELLS from the exons ATGTTTTATACAAATAATGATGATTATAAATCACGCTATATTTCGTTGATAAAACTCGAACACAATCCGATCAATAAATGGAAGCCGACTTTATTTTACCAAGCAGATTCACTCAGTCAGCAAGCACCCGCAGCGACGCATTATGTTTCG AGGGAAATGGCATCAATAGAAGAAAGCTGGAAAGAAGCAATTGATGGATTAAATAGTGATGTCTGTGACACATGGTTTACAAAACTACAGGAAGCTTATTCAGAAGAAAAACGTACTTATCATAATCTAGATTCTCTTCATGATAAATTGAAtcattattatgaaattaagaATAACTTGAAGAATCCTCAAGCTGTGCTTCTTGCCTTATTTTTTCAAAA CTTTGAATATGACCCCAAAGCTTTAGATGATGAAAACATGAATTTGGAGCATTTTAATGCATTTGCAGATGAAGCTGAAATTCCTGCT GATGCACAATTAAGAGAAGAAGCTTGTGAACTTCTGAAAGTAGCTGCAACACATAGTACTGATGCACATAAAATTGGTGGTGCCTTTGGTAGTGAAGATGCTCATTACTTTTTAGATTTGGACATGGCTGTGTTAGGATCTTGTCCAGAAAGTTATGCAGAATATAGAGAAAAAGTACGTGGAGAATATTCTTTTCTTAGTGAGCCAatgtatattgcattacgtttaAAG GTACTGCAGAACTTTGTGCAGATCCCAAATATTTTTGCCACAAAGGAATTTCGAGAAAAATATGAAGAGCAAGCACGACAAAATATTCAAGCTGAAGTTGAATTGTTGTCTTAG
- the LOC126923062 gene encoding GPI ethanolamine phosphate transferase 2 isoform X1, whose translation MEIIEKKEMDRNIIILLYIIFVGFLSIALFLYGFFPLMYYDNTIATQDNIPEFIENTRVKVDTLYQPIAKKLIIMVIDALRWDFITGSIGKIAMPVTSSLISNSSASLLQTKVQPPTVTMPRIKAITTGMIPSFIDVVLNFGSKPVTGDSVLLQAKRTGYKSVFYGDDTWITLFPSIFDRYDGTTSFFVTDFTEVDDNVTRHIHKELYNNNNWSIMILHYLGLDHIGHVHGPFSPLIKTKLKEMDNVIAEIQIKVQEWNQNNDSTLFIVCGDHGMKDSGGHGGSTISETTVPFIAIGGKSHKNHIEDPIEISQIDIASTLSVILGVPIPYSNIGTIFLDSLYDLPISKKLFILYYNSNQIFNHFKKLANYESEYAYHKYLEAIKLHNAWLNIKDHPDGMTDDIVLCYKTALKGMKEVLMNSIVKYDFQIITIAIIFLCHIICILLGKMSSKSAPLKNVALFIILNVLSWLFVSYVWKDENTVLLDAKNLVTTVITLCIIIVLIINSCLLANIRGFHIFRFKKTDKGVEKWLLSFGGLIHAISLAGTSFVEEEHQTWYFYWVTVLVSLLYNFITKFLRSHYQQNLHAQISIKLLLLLIGHRTLRKLNSTGDKYAHLPDIAGFLIKQESKVGMTIVLIIGLVLLMWIDLIHGSRKRKNLSFLLNSIACMCIYLRHMHNNMVIKIPFYLQTRGIFEVQIYWFLLIMNFGNYIYDLIHIRKCNDSSFLRISLYFILQMWIMIAAMVHQSHSVILLPFQIIVSSVIYEINKNDTTQDIQVLYALIGNVFYFYQGNSNSLATIDVAAGYVGVQSYMPFINGSLLLINTYAAPVLAYFLLIYHAILQHPYNTREIITRFSKTYITWRLLPIAIYTIIISIQRHHLFVWSVFSPKLLYEAVHSVVICLAVFVMLILATVQEIINDYER comes from the exons ATGGAAATAATAGAAA AAAAGGAAATGGATaggaatattattatattattatatataatttttgttgGATTCTTGTCTATTGCATTATTTTTGTATGGGTTTTTTCCTTTGATGTATTATGATAACACTATAGCAACACAAGATAATATACCagaatttattgaaaatacAAG AGTAAAGGTAGATACATTGTATCAACCAATAGCTAAAAAATTGATCATTATGGTCATTGATGCTTTGAGGTGGGATTTTATAACAGGCTCAATTGGAAAGATTGCAATGCCTGTAACAAGTAGCCTTATATCAAATTCTTCAGCTTCTCTATTACAAACTAAAGTACAACCACCAACTGTTACTATGCCTAGAATAAAG GCAATTACCACCGGTATGATACCAAGTTTTATTGATGTTGTTCTAAATTTTGGAAGTAAACCAGTTACTGGTGACAGTGTGCTCCTCCAAGCAAAAAGAACTGGTTACAAATCAGTATTCTATGGAGATGATACTTGGATCACTTTGTTTCCCTCTATATTTGATCGTTATGATGGTACTACATCATTCTTTGTAACAGATTTTACTGAG GTTGATGATAATGTAACTAGACATATACACAAAGAATtgtataacaataataactGGTCCATAATGATTCTTCATTACTTAGGACTTGACCATATTGGTCATGTTCATGGACCATTTAGCCCACTGATCAAAACCAAACTTAAAGAAATGGATAATGTGATAGCAGAAATTCAGATTAAAGTTCAAGAATGG AATCAAAATAATGATTCTACTTTGTTTATTGTCTGTGGGGACCATGGGATGAAAGATTCTGGTGGTCATGGTGGTTCAACAATATCAGAAACAACTGTACCATTTATTGCAATTGGTGGAAAAAGTCATAAAAATCACATTGAAGATCCCATAGAAATATCACAAATAGATATTGCATCTACATTATCTGTTATCTTGGGAGTGCCAATACCATATTCTAATATAGGAACTATCTTCTTGGACTCTTTATATGATTTACCTATTTCAAAAAAGTTATTTATACTTTATTATAATTCGAATCAAATATTTAATCATTTCAAAAAGTTAGCTAATTATGAATCTGAAT ATGCATATCACAAATATTTGGAAGCGATAAAGCTTCACAATGCATGGTTAAACATTAAAGATCATCCAGATGGTATGACAGATGATATTGTGCTTTGCTATAAGACTGCATTGAAGGGGATGAAAGAAGTCCTTATGAATAGCATAGTAAAATATGACTTCCAGATAATAACAATAGCTATAATTTTCTTATGTCAT ATTATTTGCATCTTATTAGGGAAAATGTCTTCCAAATCAGCACCATTGAAAAATGTTGCACTTTTTATTATTCTAAATGTGCTTTCATGGCTATTTGTCAGTTATGTTTGGAAAGATGAAAACACTGTACTACTTGATGCAAAGAACTTAGTTACCACTGTGATAACGTTATGCATAATAATTGTTTTGATAATAAATTCTTGCTTGCTTGCCAATATTAGAGGTTTTCACATTTTTAGGTTTAAG aaaactgACAAAGGAGTAGAAAAATGGCTCCTTTCATTTGGGGGCCTAATACATGCAATTAGCCTTGCTGGTACTAGCTTTGTTGAGGAAGAACATCAAACTTGGTATTTCTATTGGGTTACAGTCCTCGTATCGCTACTTTATAACTTTATCACAAAATTTTTACGATC CCACTACCAACAAAATTTACATGCACAAATTAGTATTAAGCTTTTATTACTACTGATAGGACACAGAACTCTCAGAAAATTAAATAGTACCGGAGATAAGTATGCTCATCTTCCTGACATAGCaggatttttaataaaacaagAAAGCAAGGTGGGCATGACGATTGTGCTTATCATTg GTCTCGTACTTTTGATGTGGATCGATCTTATTCACGGGAGTAGGAAGCGTAAAAATCTATCGTTTTTGTTGAATTCAATAGCTTGTATGTGCATTTATCTTCGCCATATGCATAATAATATGGTTATCAAAATACCATTTTACCTTCAAACTAG AGGAATATTCGAAGTACAAATTTACTGGTTTTTACTCATAATGAATTTTGGAAATTACATTTACGATCTTATCCATATAAGAAAATGCAATGATAGCTCCTTCCTGAGAATTTCATTGTATTTTATTCTACAAATGTGGATTATGATCGCAGCAATGGTTCATCAGTCACACAGTGTTATACTCTTGCCATTTCAAATAATCGTTAGTAGCGTGATTTATGAGATTAATAAGAACGATACTACGCAAGATATTCAAGTATTATATGCTTTGATCGGCAACGTGTTTTACTTTTATCAG GGAAATTCTAATAGTTTAGCGACTATCGATGTAGCTGCGGGCTACGTTGGTGTACAGTCATACATGCCATTTATTAATGgttcgttattattaattaatacttaTGCAGCACCGGTTTTGGcctattttttacttatttatcATGCGATCTTACAACATCCATATAA TACTCGTGAAATTATTACGCGATTTAGCAAAACATATATTACATGGAGATTGTTGCCAATAGctatttatacaattataatcaGTATTCAGCGTCATCATTTGTTCGTTTGGTCAGTATTCTCGCCGAAATTATTATATGAAGCTGTACACTCTGTTGTTATTTGTTTGGCCGTGTTCGTTATGCTGATTTTAGCTACAGTTCaagaaataataaatgattatgAAAGATGA
- the LOC126923062 gene encoding GPI ethanolamine phosphate transferase 2 isoform X2 → MDRNIIILLYIIFVGFLSIALFLYGFFPLMYYDNTIATQDNIPEFIENTRVKVDTLYQPIAKKLIIMVIDALRWDFITGSIGKIAMPVTSSLISNSSASLLQTKVQPPTVTMPRIKAITTGMIPSFIDVVLNFGSKPVTGDSVLLQAKRTGYKSVFYGDDTWITLFPSIFDRYDGTTSFFVTDFTEVDDNVTRHIHKELYNNNNWSIMILHYLGLDHIGHVHGPFSPLIKTKLKEMDNVIAEIQIKVQEWNQNNDSTLFIVCGDHGMKDSGGHGGSTISETTVPFIAIGGKSHKNHIEDPIEISQIDIASTLSVILGVPIPYSNIGTIFLDSLYDLPISKKLFILYYNSNQIFNHFKKLANYESEYAYHKYLEAIKLHNAWLNIKDHPDGMTDDIVLCYKTALKGMKEVLMNSIVKYDFQIITIAIIFLCHIICILLGKMSSKSAPLKNVALFIILNVLSWLFVSYVWKDENTVLLDAKNLVTTVITLCIIIVLIINSCLLANIRGFHIFRFKKTDKGVEKWLLSFGGLIHAISLAGTSFVEEEHQTWYFYWVTVLVSLLYNFITKFLRSHYQQNLHAQISIKLLLLLIGHRTLRKLNSTGDKYAHLPDIAGFLIKQESKVGMTIVLIIGLVLLMWIDLIHGSRKRKNLSFLLNSIACMCIYLRHMHNNMVIKIPFYLQTRGIFEVQIYWFLLIMNFGNYIYDLIHIRKCNDSSFLRISLYFILQMWIMIAAMVHQSHSVILLPFQIIVSSVIYEINKNDTTQDIQVLYALIGNVFYFYQGNSNSLATIDVAAGYVGVQSYMPFINGSLLLINTYAAPVLAYFLLIYHAILQHPYNTREIITRFSKTYITWRLLPIAIYTIIISIQRHHLFVWSVFSPKLLYEAVHSVVICLAVFVMLILATVQEIINDYER, encoded by the exons ATGGATaggaatattattatattattatatataatttttgttgGATTCTTGTCTATTGCATTATTTTTGTATGGGTTTTTTCCTTTGATGTATTATGATAACACTATAGCAACACAAGATAATATACCagaatttattgaaaatacAAG AGTAAAGGTAGATACATTGTATCAACCAATAGCTAAAAAATTGATCATTATGGTCATTGATGCTTTGAGGTGGGATTTTATAACAGGCTCAATTGGAAAGATTGCAATGCCTGTAACAAGTAGCCTTATATCAAATTCTTCAGCTTCTCTATTACAAACTAAAGTACAACCACCAACTGTTACTATGCCTAGAATAAAG GCAATTACCACCGGTATGATACCAAGTTTTATTGATGTTGTTCTAAATTTTGGAAGTAAACCAGTTACTGGTGACAGTGTGCTCCTCCAAGCAAAAAGAACTGGTTACAAATCAGTATTCTATGGAGATGATACTTGGATCACTTTGTTTCCCTCTATATTTGATCGTTATGATGGTACTACATCATTCTTTGTAACAGATTTTACTGAG GTTGATGATAATGTAACTAGACATATACACAAAGAATtgtataacaataataactGGTCCATAATGATTCTTCATTACTTAGGACTTGACCATATTGGTCATGTTCATGGACCATTTAGCCCACTGATCAAAACCAAACTTAAAGAAATGGATAATGTGATAGCAGAAATTCAGATTAAAGTTCAAGAATGG AATCAAAATAATGATTCTACTTTGTTTATTGTCTGTGGGGACCATGGGATGAAAGATTCTGGTGGTCATGGTGGTTCAACAATATCAGAAACAACTGTACCATTTATTGCAATTGGTGGAAAAAGTCATAAAAATCACATTGAAGATCCCATAGAAATATCACAAATAGATATTGCATCTACATTATCTGTTATCTTGGGAGTGCCAATACCATATTCTAATATAGGAACTATCTTCTTGGACTCTTTATATGATTTACCTATTTCAAAAAAGTTATTTATACTTTATTATAATTCGAATCAAATATTTAATCATTTCAAAAAGTTAGCTAATTATGAATCTGAAT ATGCATATCACAAATATTTGGAAGCGATAAAGCTTCACAATGCATGGTTAAACATTAAAGATCATCCAGATGGTATGACAGATGATATTGTGCTTTGCTATAAGACTGCATTGAAGGGGATGAAAGAAGTCCTTATGAATAGCATAGTAAAATATGACTTCCAGATAATAACAATAGCTATAATTTTCTTATGTCAT ATTATTTGCATCTTATTAGGGAAAATGTCTTCCAAATCAGCACCATTGAAAAATGTTGCACTTTTTATTATTCTAAATGTGCTTTCATGGCTATTTGTCAGTTATGTTTGGAAAGATGAAAACACTGTACTACTTGATGCAAAGAACTTAGTTACCACTGTGATAACGTTATGCATAATAATTGTTTTGATAATAAATTCTTGCTTGCTTGCCAATATTAGAGGTTTTCACATTTTTAGGTTTAAG aaaactgACAAAGGAGTAGAAAAATGGCTCCTTTCATTTGGGGGCCTAATACATGCAATTAGCCTTGCTGGTACTAGCTTTGTTGAGGAAGAACATCAAACTTGGTATTTCTATTGGGTTACAGTCCTCGTATCGCTACTTTATAACTTTATCACAAAATTTTTACGATC CCACTACCAACAAAATTTACATGCACAAATTAGTATTAAGCTTTTATTACTACTGATAGGACACAGAACTCTCAGAAAATTAAATAGTACCGGAGATAAGTATGCTCATCTTCCTGACATAGCaggatttttaataaaacaagAAAGCAAGGTGGGCATGACGATTGTGCTTATCATTg GTCTCGTACTTTTGATGTGGATCGATCTTATTCACGGGAGTAGGAAGCGTAAAAATCTATCGTTTTTGTTGAATTCAATAGCTTGTATGTGCATTTATCTTCGCCATATGCATAATAATATGGTTATCAAAATACCATTTTACCTTCAAACTAG AGGAATATTCGAAGTACAAATTTACTGGTTTTTACTCATAATGAATTTTGGAAATTACATTTACGATCTTATCCATATAAGAAAATGCAATGATAGCTCCTTCCTGAGAATTTCATTGTATTTTATTCTACAAATGTGGATTATGATCGCAGCAATGGTTCATCAGTCACACAGTGTTATACTCTTGCCATTTCAAATAATCGTTAGTAGCGTGATTTATGAGATTAATAAGAACGATACTACGCAAGATATTCAAGTATTATATGCTTTGATCGGCAACGTGTTTTACTTTTATCAG GGAAATTCTAATAGTTTAGCGACTATCGATGTAGCTGCGGGCTACGTTGGTGTACAGTCATACATGCCATTTATTAATGgttcgttattattaattaatacttaTGCAGCACCGGTTTTGGcctattttttacttatttatcATGCGATCTTACAACATCCATATAA TACTCGTGAAATTATTACGCGATTTAGCAAAACATATATTACATGGAGATTGTTGCCAATAGctatttatacaattataatcaGTATTCAGCGTCATCATTTGTTCGTTTGGTCAGTATTCTCGCCGAAATTATTATATGAAGCTGTACACTCTGTTGTTATTTGTTTGGCCGTGTTCGTTATGCTGATTTTAGCTACAGTTCaagaaataataaatgattatgAAAGATGA